One region of Streptomyces davaonensis JCM 4913 genomic DNA includes:
- a CDS encoding mechanosensitive ion channel family protein: MSLSAALLAAGPTPSPSPSQTTPAVPSLKEAQESATHAAGWVEENWSTWLAIGLRVLLILVIAAVLRVVVRRAITKLIDRMNRTASAVDGTAIGGLLVNVERRRQRSQAIGSVLRSVASFIIMGTAALMILGTFDINLAPLLASAGVAGVAIGFGARNLVTDFLSGVFMILEDQYGVGDSIDAGVASGEVIEVGLRVTKLRGDNGEIWYVRNGEVKRIGNLSQGWSTAGVDVTVRPSEDVDRVKSVIAEVADVMSKEEPWNERLWGPIETLGLSSVLLDSMVFRVAAKTMPGKALPVERELRLRIKQAFDAAGIQIVGGLPLAVEEAAPADPTAGMAAPSAYANTSSPQAQAATPLTPPSVTK; this comes from the coding sequence GTGTCCTTGTCCGCCGCCCTGCTGGCCGCCGGTCCCACGCCGTCCCCGTCCCCTTCGCAGACGACACCGGCGGTCCCGTCGCTCAAGGAAGCCCAGGAGAGCGCGACCCACGCCGCGGGCTGGGTCGAGGAGAACTGGTCGACCTGGCTCGCCATCGGCCTTCGGGTCCTGCTGATCCTGGTGATCGCGGCGGTGCTGAGGGTGGTGGTGCGGCGGGCGATCACCAAGCTCATAGACCGGATGAACCGCACGGCCTCGGCGGTGGACGGCACGGCGATCGGCGGTCTGCTGGTCAATGTGGAGCGGCGGCGCCAGCGCTCGCAGGCGATCGGCTCGGTGCTGCGCTCGGTGGCCAGCTTCATCATCATGGGCACCGCGGCCCTGATGATCCTCGGCACCTTCGACATCAACCTCGCCCCGCTGCTGGCCTCGGCCGGTGTCGCGGGTGTGGCGATCGGCTTCGGCGCCCGCAACCTCGTCACGGACTTCCTCTCCGGCGTCTTCATGATCCTGGAGGACCAGTACGGCGTCGGCGACTCGATCGACGCGGGCGTCGCCTCCGGCGAGGTCATCGAGGTCGGCCTGCGGGTGACCAAGCTGCGCGGCGACAACGGCGAGATCTGGTACGTCCGCAACGGCGAGGTCAAGCGGATCGGCAACCTCTCCCAGGGCTGGTCGACGGCCGGGGTCGATGTGACGGTCCGCCCGAGCGAGGACGTGGACCGGGTGAAGAGCGTCATCGCCGAGGTCGCCGACGTGATGAGCAAGGAAGAGCCCTGGAACGAGCGCCTGTGGGGCCCGATCGAGACCCTCGGCCTGAGCAGCGTTCTGCTGGACTCCATGGTGTTCCGGGTCGCGGCGAAGACCATGCCGGGCAAGGCGCTGCCCGTGGAGCGCGAGCTGCGCCTGCGGATCAAGCAGGCCTTCGACGCGGCCGGCATCCAGATCGTCGGCGGCCTGCCGCTCGCCGTGGAGGAGGCGGCCCCGGCCGACCCGACCGCGGGCATGGCGGCCCCGTCGGCCTACGCCAACACCTCCTCGCCGCAGGCACAGGCGGCGACGCCGCTCACGCCGCCGAGCGTGACGAAGTAG
- a CDS encoding HNH endonuclease has product MPHVLVLNASYEPLGVVPLRRALVLVLENKAVCLEESGAFMHSATVTVPAPSVVRLKRFVRVPYRGPVPLTRRALFARDGGRCMYCGGVATSVDHVIPRSRGGKHVWDNVVASCRRCNHVKADRHLFEIGWRLRHKPAPPSGLAWRIIGTGHRDPRWLPYLQPYGADDALARIDGISA; this is encoded by the coding sequence GTGCCGCATGTCCTGGTCCTCAACGCGTCGTACGAGCCACTCGGCGTCGTACCGCTCCGCCGCGCGCTCGTCCTCGTCCTCGAAAACAAGGCCGTATGCCTTGAGGAGTCCGGCGCCTTCATGCACAGCGCAACCGTCACAGTCCCCGCACCAAGCGTGGTCCGGCTCAAGCGATTCGTCCGGGTTCCCTATCGGGGGCCCGTTCCTCTTACCCGTCGTGCGCTGTTCGCGCGGGACGGGGGCCGGTGCATGTACTGCGGTGGCGTCGCAACCAGCGTCGACCACGTCATCCCGCGCAGCCGCGGGGGCAAGCACGTCTGGGACAACGTGGTGGCGTCCTGCCGCCGCTGCAACCACGTGAAGGCCGACCGTCATCTGTTCGAGATCGGCTGGCGGCTGCGGCACAAACCGGCTCCGCCGTCCGGTCTTGCCTGGCGCATCATCGGGACGGGGCATAGGGATCCGCGCTGGTTGCCTTATCTGCAACCGTATGGCGCGGATGATGCCTTGGCCCGGATCGATGGCATTTCTGCCTAG